The Streptomyces sp. NBC_00454 DNA segment GTCAGAGGTACTGACCGGTGTTGGCCACCGTGTCGATGGAGCGTCCGGTGTCCGCGCCTTGCTTTCCGGTGACGAGCGTGCGGATGAATACGATCCGCTCGCCCTTCTTTCCGGAGATTCGGGCCCAGTCGTCGGGGTTGGTGGTGTTGGGGAGGTCTTCGTTCTCCTTGAACTCGTCCACGCAAGCCTGGAGGAGGTGGGCGACGCGAAGGCCCCGCTGCTTGTGCTCGAGGAAGGCCTTGATGGCCATCTTCTTCGCACGGTCCACGATGTTCTGGATCATCGCGCCCGAGTTGAAGTCCTTGAAGTAGAGGACTTCCTTGTCGCCGTTGGCGTACGTGACCTCGAGGAAGCGGTTTTCCTCGGTTTCGGCGTACATCTGCTCGACGACGGTCTGGATCATGCTGTGGACGGTGTCGGCCGAGGAGCCCTGGTGTTCGGACAGGTCGTCCGAGTGCAGGGGCAGCGAGGCCTTGAGGTACTTCGCGAAGATGTCCTTCGCGGCCTCGGCTCCGGGGCGCTCGATCTTGATCTTCACGTCGAGTCGGCCGGGGCGCAGGATGGCCGGGTCGATCATGTCCTCGCGGTTGGAGGCGCCGATGACGATGACGTTCTCCAGGCCTTCCACGCCGTCGATCTCGGCGAGCAGCTGGGGGACGATGGTGTTCTCCACGTCCGAGCTGACGCCTGATCCGCGGGTGCGGAAGAGGGATTCCATCTCGTCGAAGAAGACGATGACGGGGGTGCCCTCGCTCGCCTTCTCCCTGGCACGCTGGAAGACGAGGCGGATGTGCCGCTCGGTCTCGCCGACGTACTTGTTGAGGAGTTCGGGGCCCTTGATGTTCAGGAAGTAGGACTTCCCGGTGGGCTGGCCGGTGACTTCGGCGACCTTCTTGGCAAGGGAGTTGGCGACGGCCTTGGCGATGAGCGTCTTGCCGCAGCCGGGGGGGCCGTACAGCAGGATGCCCTTCGGGGGCCGTAGTTCGTGTTCCTTGAAGAGGTCGGGGTAGAGGTAGGGGAGCTCGACGGCGTCGCGGATCAGCTCGATCTGGTCGCCCAGGCCGCCGATCTTGTCGTAGTCGATGTCCGGGACCTCTTCGAGGACGAGGTCTTCGACCTCGCTCTTGGGGACGATCTCGTAGACGTAGCCGGAGCGGGGTTCGAGCAGCAGGGAGTCGCCGGGGCGGATGGTGACGTCCAGGAGCGGCTCGGCGAGCCTCACCACCCTTTCCTCGTCGGTGTGCCCGACCACCAGGGCGCGCTCGCCGTCCTCGAGGATCTCCTTGAGGGTGACGATGTCCCCGGCCCGCTCGAATTCCATGGCCTCGACCACGTTGAGGGCCTCGTTGAGCATGACCTCCTGGCCTCGCCGGAGGTCTTCCGGTTCGACGCTGGGGCTCACGTTCACTCGGAGTTTGCGGCCGCCGGTGAAGATGTCGACGGTGCCGTCTTCGTTGGACTGCAGGAAGACTCCGAAGCCGGCCGGCGGCTGTGCGAGCCGGTCGACTTCTTCCTTGAGGGCCACGATCTGGTCGCGGGCCTCGCGCAGGGTGTTCGCCAGGCGTTCGTTCTGGGCGGAGACGCCTGCCAGGTTTGTCTGGAGCTCGACGATCCGCTCTTCGAGAATCCTCGTGTGTCGCGGAGAGTCGGCGAGCTTACGTCGCAGGACGGCGATTTCCTGCTCTAGGTAGGCAACCTGGCCGGCGGGGTCCTCGGACCCTCGCGCGGGCCGGATGCCGCGGTTGATGTCGTCGTCGTGGGCTGCCACGGTCCTCACCTCCTCCAAGGGGAGCTGGACGCTTTCTGACCCTACCTGGGCTGGTGGTGATTGAAACCCCTAGATCACAAAGACGGTAGGGGTGTGTCCGATCTTCACCCTTGCGTACTCCCTCACGTCAAGGAAATACCCACCCATCAACATCGGAAAGCAGCCGGTTGTAAGGTCGAAGTGTTCAACACCCGTCAGAGCTCGTGCGACTTGTCGCGAGTTGTGTCCGGGATGGATCACTCAGAGCAGGGAACGGCAGGAGATATGACCGTGCAGCAGGAGGCTCCAGCGGGCGGCGCCGGCGGGGCCTCAGAGCCCCTTGAGGTCTGGATCGACCAGGACCTCTGCACCGGCGACGGCATCTGTGTGCAGTACGCGCCGGAGGTGTTCGAGCTGGACATCGATGGTCTGGCGTATGTGAAGAGCCCCGCCGACGAGCTGCTCGTGGAGGCGGGGGCGACGACTCCGGTTCCTTTGGTGCTGTTGCAGGACGTGGTGGATTCGGCGAAGGAATGTCCTGGCGACTGCATCCATGTAAGGCGTGTTTCGGACAGGGTCGAGGTCTTCGGTCCCGACGCCGAATAGGGGTTCAAACTCCTGTGGCGGTCGAGTCCGTAAGCTCTTGGCGGAATTTTCCGCCGGTCCAGCGCCACTTGGCGAGTTGCTTGGTGTCGGGGCTGTAGCGGGGCACTTCGGGTGATGAGTACCCGTGGAGCGTGGCGGTGACGGTCCCGTCGCGCAGGGTGAGGTCGGTCGCGGTCTGCTTGCGTCCGGCTTCGAGCAGGGTGGCGACGACGCGGGGGGCCGAGCCCTTGGCCTTGTCCTGGGTGAGTACGTAGATGGCGTGCGGCGGGGTTCCGGATCCGGCGTCGCAGCGTACGGCGGCCACGGTCTCGGGGCGGCCGTCGCCGTCGAGGTCGCCTTCGGCGGTGGCCGTGACGGCCTGCGGGGCGCCTCTGCAGTCGAGGGGGTACGTGACTGCGTGCGCGTCGGGAGCCGGTGCGGCGGGGCCGTCCGCGGGGGGTGTGGGGTCCGTAGGGCTGGTGGGTCCTGGTGGGGCCGGCGGTCCTGCTGCGGCTCCGGTGGCTTCTTCGGGCTGGAGGAATCCCGCGCCGGCTATGACGGCGGCCAGGGCCGAGGCGGTGGCGAGCCAGTGGACGGGCCGGGCCCGGTGGTGTGCCGGGGTCTGCGGGTTCGGCGCCGGCTCGGCGGGGCTGTGCGGCACGCGGGGTGTCTCCTGTGCGAAGGGTGACGGGGAGCCAGCATCGTGCCACACCTCACAGCGGGGTGGAACGGGTGGGTCCGGGCCGGTCGGGCGTATACGTGGGACAACGAAAAGACGCTGTGGCGCAGTTCCCGGTCGGTCCGGGGAACTGCGCCACAGCGTCTGTGTGTTGGGTGGCCTTCGCGGGCCGGTTGCTGCGTGGCTCAGCCGAGGTCGGCGGAGTCGGCGGCGGTGTCCGTGACGGCGGGTTCGGCCGGGGCGGTGGCCGCGGCCGCTGCCTTGCTGCCGGACTGGCTGCCGGGTCCGTCGTAGTCCTCGCCGTAGGCGCCCTTGGAGGGGCGGCGGCGGCGCATGGGCGGTTCGACTCCGTCCGCGAGGCGGCGGGCCGTGACGAGGAAGCCGGTGTGGCCGATCATCCGGTGGTCCGGGCGGACGGCCAGGCCCTCGACGTGCCAGTTGCGGATCATCGATTCCCAGGGCTGCGGTTCGGCGTAGCAGCCGAACTCGCGGATGGATTCGACGGTCCGGGAGAGCTGGGTGGTGGTGGCCACGTAGCAGCAGAGGATGCCGCCGGGGACCAGCGCCTTGGAGACGGCTTCCAGGCATTCCCAGGGGGCGAGCATGTCGAGGATCACGCGGTCGACGTCCGTGTCGGACAGGTTGTCCTGGAGGTCGCCGACGGTCAGCTGCCACGCGGGGTGGGGGCCGCCGAAGTAGCGCTCGACGTTGGCCGTGGCGATCTCGGCGAAGTCCGGGCGGCGCTCGTAGCTGTGGAGCATGCCCTGGTCGCCGATGGCGCGCAGCAGGAAGCTGCTCAGGGAGCCGGAGCCCACACCTGCTTCGACGACTCGGGCGCCGGGGAAGATGTCGGCGAAGGCCAGGATCTGGCCCGCGTCCTTGGGGTAGACCACGGCGGCACCGCGGGGCATGGACAGGACATAGTCGGGGAGCAGGGGACGCAGCGCGAGGTAGGCGACGTTGCCCGTGGTACGGACAACACTGCCCTCGGGGGAGCCGATCAGCTCGTCGTGCGGGAAGGAACCCTTGTGGGTGTGGAAATTCTTCCCGGCTTCGAGCGTGAACGTGTAGTGGCGGCCCTTGGGGTCGGTGAGCTGAACCTGGTCCCCGACCTCGAAGGGCCCGCGTCGGCGGGCGGCACCGGTCGGTTCGGACATGTGACCAGTGTATTGGCTTCAGGACTGGGGCCGCGCCATGGCCTTCACGAAGGCCTTCTCGACGTCGAGGGTGGAGAGGACTCCGTAGATCGCGCCGCCGGTTTCGAGTACGAGGTATTCGGAGGCGGGGGTGGCGCGCAGGTGGTCGAGGAGTTCTTCGCCGGTGAGGTCCGCGGAAACCTTCATGCCGTCGGTGAGGTCCTGGGAGAGGGTGCTGACGGCGATCCAGGGGCGGCGGTGTTCGGGTACGGAGGCGATGGCGGTTTCGCGGACGATGCCGGTGGGGTCTCCGAGTCCGTCGACGACGACGAGGGCGCGGGCGCCGGCTTCGTTGGCGCGGCGCAGGGCTTCGGAGAGGGGGGTGGCGTTCTGGACGGGGATGGCGCGGCGGGTGAGTTTGCGGGCTTGGAGTTCCGGGAGGTGTTCGCGCAGGCGGGCCATGCGCAGGCTGTTTCCGGCTCCGGTCCAGATGATGGCGGCGAGGATGGCGGCGAGGAGGGCGTCCATGACGGTGTCCATGCCGCCGATTTCCTGGGTGGGGTTGCCGAGGGCTCCGGTGTGGGTGAGGAGCGGGAGGCCGAGGAGGACGGTGACGGCGAGGCCGCGGCCGACCCAGGCGGCGGCGATGGTGCCGGTCATGGGTTTGCCGGTGATGCCCCAGATGACGGCGCGGAGCATGCGGCCGCCGTCGAGGGGGAGGCCGGGGAGGAGGTTGAAGGCGGCGACGAGGAGGTTGGAGATCATCAGGCCGGCGAGGAGGACGCCGGGGACGCTGGCGGGTTCGACGGTTTTCATGCCGAGGTAGAAGGCGCCGGCGAGGAGGAGGGAGAGGAGGGGGCCGACGAAGGCGAGGACGAATTCGCGGCCGGGGGTTTCGGATTCCTTCTCGATCTCGGAGACGCCGCCGAAGAACTGGAGCTGGATGCGGCGGACGGGGAGTTTGAAGCGGAGGGCGGCGATGGTGTGGGCGAGTTCGTGGACGAGGACCGAGGCGTAGAAGGCGACGGCGAAGAAGAGGGCGACGAGGTAGCGGGCGGGTCCGAGGTCGGGGAGGATCCGGTCGAGCTGGTTGCCGAAGACCCAGGTGATGAGGGCGGCGACGAGGAACCAGCTGGGCGAGACGTAGACGGGCACGCCGAAGGGGCGGCCCATGAGGAGTCCGCCGCCCGGTCCTCGGCGCCGGCCCGTGCGCTCGCCGGTTTCCTCGGTGTCTGCCACGGTTTTCCTTCGTTCGCTGCTGTCCGGCGCAGTGGGGGCGTCGGCGGTTTTTCTGCTTTTCCCCGGTGGTGTCCGGGTGCGCCGTAGCGCGGTGTGATGCTCCGATCATGCAGTGCGAGGGGGCTTTGAGTCGATGGTATGCGCGTGCTGTCGGTGGCGGGTCGTAGGGTTTTGGGTATGACGACGAGCCCCGGCAGCGGTCCGCAGGATGCGGCAGCCAGTAGTGAGCCCAGTGCCGATCCCGTTCCCGGTCCCGAGTCCGGCCGGGCGGGGGCGGTGGCGCCCGCTTCGCTGTCTCCTTCGCGGGCGAGCGACTTCATGCGCTGTCCGTTGCTGTACCGGTTCCGGGTGATCGACAAGCTGCCGGAGAAGCCGAGTGCGGCGGCGACGCGGGGGACGTTGGTGCACGCGGTGCTGGAGCGGCTCTTCGATCATCCGGCGCCGGAGCGGACGGCGCCGCGGGCGAAGGCGTTGATTCCGGCGCAGTGGGACCGGCTGCTGGAGGCGAAGCCGGAGTTGACGGAGCTGTTCCCGCAGGGTGATGAGGGGGCGGGTCTGGCGCGGTGGCTGTCGGAGGCCGAGGCGCTGGTGGACCGGTGGTTCACGTTGGAGGACCCGACGCGGCTGGAGCCGGTGGAGCGGGAGTTCTTCGTGGAGACGGAGTTGGATTCGGGGCTTCGGCTGCGCGGGATCATCGACCGGGTGGACGTGGCTCCGACGGGCGAGGTGCGGATCGTCGACTACAAGACGGGGAAGGCTCCGCGGCCGGAGTATGCCGAGGGTGCGCTGTTCCAGATGAAGTTCTACGCGCTGGTGGTGTGGCGGCTGAAGGGGGTGCTGCCGCGCCGGCTCCAGTTGGTGTATCTGGGCAGTGGGGACGTGGTGACGTACGACCCGGTGATCGAGGATCTGGAGCGGATGGAGCGCAAGCTCCTGGCGCTGTGGGATGCGATCCGGGAGGCGACCGAGACGGGTGAGTGGCGGCCGCGGCAGACGAAGCTGTGCGGATGGTGTGATCATCAGGCGGTGTGTCCCGAGTTCGGGGGGACTCCCCCGGCCTACCCTCTGACGATCTCCCCCGGCTACCGCCGGGCGGAGTCCTGATCTTCGCCTCAGGGCACAATGGGCGGCGTCCCCCGATGGCGTCCGACGAATACGAGGTAGACCCCGTGGCGATCCGCGTACTGCTGGTCGACGACCAGCCGCTCCTGCGCACCGGTTTCCGGATGATCCTGGAGGCGGAGCAGGACCTGGCGGTGGTCGGCGAGGCCGGGGACGGTCTGCAGGCGCTGGACCAGGTGCGGGCGCTGCAGCCCGATGTGGTGCTGATGGACATCCGGATGCCGCGGATGGACGGGGTGGAGGCGACCCGGCAGATCACGGGTCCGGGCCGGGACGGTCCGGCGAAGGTGCTGGTCCTGACGACTTTCGATCTGGACGAGTACGTGGTGGAGGCGCTGCGGGCGGGGGCCAGCGGGTTCCTGCTGAAGGATGCGCCCGCCGTGGAGCTGGTGCAGGCGATCCGGGTGGTGGCGGGTGGTGAGGCGATGCTCGCGCCGAGCATCACGCGGCGGCTGCTGGACAAGTACGCGGGTCATCTGCCGTCGGGTGAGGACAGTGTTCCGGATGCGCTGGGCACGCTGACCGAGCGCGAGGTCGAGGTGCTGAAGCTGGTGGCGCGCGGGTTGTCGAACGCGGAGATCGCGGCGGATCTGTTCGTGAGCGAGACGACGGTGAAGACGCATGTGGGTCATGTGCTGACGAAGCTGGGTCTGCGCGACCGGGTGCAGGCGGCGGTGTACGCGTACGAGAGCGGTCTGGTGCGGCCGGGCGCCGGCCAGTAGCGGCGTCCTCGGGTACGGGAAGGGCCCGCCTCCGCTCGGTGCGGAGGCGGGCCCTTGCCGTGTGCGGGCCTTGCCGTGTGCGGGCCGGTCAGCCCTTGCTGATCTCCCAGAAGCGGAAGACGGTGGAGGCGTCCAGGGACCACTGCAGGCCGGTCACGTTGGGGCGGGTGACGGCGTACTGCTTGCTCTGCCAGAGCGGGAGCAGCGGGATCTCGTCGGCGACGATGTCCTGGAGCCGGCTGTATTCGGCGTTGGCGGCGGCGCGGTCGGACTTCGTGGAGGTCGACGGGATGATCGTCCCGGTGATCTCCTTGTTGTCGTAGTTGTTGTGCAGGATGTTGTCCGGGCCGAAGAACGGCTGCGTGAAGTTGTCGGCGTCCGGGTAGTCGGGCACCCAGCCCTTGACGTAGACGCCGTACTTGCCGTCGGCGATGTCCTTCTCGTACTGGTCGAACTCGACGGACTTGACGGTGGCTTCGAAGAGGCCGCTGTCGTTCAGCTGCTTGGCGATCAGCTGGAATTCCTGGTCCGTGGAGGGGCCGTAGCGCGAGGGCGTCGAGTACAGGGTGATCTTCACCTTGTCCTTGATGCCGGCGGCGTGCAGGACGGCCTTGGCCTTGTCGGGCTGGGGGGTGCCGCCGTAGCGGTCGAAGAAGGCGGTGGTGTGCGAGGCGATGCCGGCCGGGACGATCGAGTACAGCGAGGTGGCCGTTCCGTCGTAGACCTGCTTGACGAGGGCTTCGCGGTCGACGAGGTAGGCGATGGCCTTGCGGACGGGGAGCTTTCCGGCGACCGGGTCGTTCATGTTGAAGACGAGGTGTTCGACCTCGGCTCCGGCGCCCTGGACGACCTCGACCTTCTGGTCGCCGCTCTGGGAGGCCAGGCCGGCGATGTCCTTGGCGGCCAGGCCGCGGAAGGCGAAGTCGACGTCGCCGCTTTCGAGGACCTTCTTGAGGGCGGCCTGGTCCTCGTTGAAGAACTTCATGGTCACGCCGCTGTTGCGGGGCTTGGCCTTGCCGTTGTAGGACTCGTTGACGGAGAAGCTGGCGCTCTTGTCGTTGATGGAGTCCAGCTTGTAGACCCCGGAGCCGACGGCCTTGCCGTCCGTGCGGAGCTTGTCCGCGGGGTACTCGGCGTGGTCGACGATGGAGCCGGCGCCCGAGGCGATCTTGCTCGGGAAGGTGGCGTCGGGGGTCTTGAGGTGGAACAGGACGGTCTTGTCGTCCGGGGTGTCGATGGAGGCGATCGACGCCAGCATGACGGCCGGGCCGTTGTCGTCGTTGATCTTCAGCGTGCGCTCGAAGGAGTACTTGACGTCCTTCGAGGTGAGGCTGTCACCGTTGCTGAACTTCAGGCCGCCGCGCAGGGTGCACTTGTACACCTTGCTCTCGCCGCCCTCGAACCCGCAGGACTGCGCCGCGTCGGGCTCCGGGGTGGTGCCGCCCTTGGGGAAGCTCAGCAGGGACTGGAAGACGTTGTTGAAGAGCAGCCAGGAGCCGGGGTCGTAGCCCGAGGCGGGGTCGGTGGCCTTCACCTTGTCGGATATGCCCATGACCACGCCCTTGCCGCTGCCGGCGTTCGAGCCATCCGTCGAACCGCAACCGCTGAGCAGCGCGGCGGCGGTGGCCGCACCGAGGGGGGCCACCAACCACTGGTTACGTCTCATCACGCGAACGTCCTTCACAGTCTCACTGGGTGATCCGATTACTTGTTCCGGCGCGCGTGGTCCGCGGCCGGCGGCCGTGCTGGTCAGCCGCTGACGCCGCGGCCGAGTTCCCACAGCTGGAGGTCGGAGATGGCGTTGACCGACCACTCCACTCCGGTGATCCCGTCGCGCGCGGCGACGTACTGCTTGCCCTGCCACAGGGGCAGGACGGGTACGTCCTCGGCGACGATGTCCTGAATCTCCGTGATCGCGGGGACGGCGACGCCGCGGTCGACCGCCCGCCGGGATTCGGGGATGAGCCTGGTGCGCACCGCGCTGTTGGCGTACGGCGTGCCCAGGAAGTTGTCCTGCTCCAGGAAGGGGGCGAGGAAGTTGTCGGCGTCGGGGTAGTCGGGGAACCAGCCGAGCCCGTAGGCGGCGTAGTCGCCCTTCTTCTGCGCGGGCCGGAAGTCGGCCCAGTCGGCGCCCTGGACGGTGACGTCGAAGAGCTGGGTGGAGTTCAGCTGGGTCTTGAGGGCTTCGAACTCGGCCGCGGTGCCGTCGCCGTAGTGGTCGTTGGTGTAGTTGAGGGTCAGCTTGACCGGGGTCTTGATCCCGGCGGCCTTCAGCAGGTCGGCGGCCTTGGCGGTGTTGGCCTCGCCGTACTTGTTGAAGAACGAGTTGACGTGGCCGGTCACGGTGGTGGGGACCAGCGAGTACAGGGGCTGCGCGGATTTCCCGTAGACCTTGGCGATGAGGGCGTTGCGGTCGACGGCGGCCGCGAGGGCCTGGCGGACGGCCTTGTCCTTGACGACGGGGGCCTCGGTGTTGAAGCCGAGGTAGCGGATCTCCAGGCCGGGCAGCGGGACGAGCTTGATGCCCTTGGGCGGGTGGGCGGAGAGCTCGGTGATCTGCGCGGGCGACAGGGTGCGGGAGACCACGTGGATGGAGCCCTGTTCCAGGGCCTTGCCCATCGCGTCGGAGTCTTCGAAGGTGCGCAGTTCGGCCTTGTCGTTCTGCAGCTTCAGGTCGCCCTTGTAGTTCGGGTTCTTGGTGAAGACGGCGCGGACGAGGTGGTTGTCCTTGACCTCGGCCTTCATCGTGTAGGGGCCGGAGCCCTCGACGGTGAAGCCGGCGCGGAGCTTCTTGGCGTCGTACTTCTTGGCGCTGACGATGCCCGCGGCGGGGGTGGAGAGCTTGTAGGGGAAGGTCGCGTCGGCGGTCTTCAGGTGGAAGACGATGGTGTCGGCGCCCTTGGTTTCGACGGTGTCGACGGTGGAGAGCAGCGAGGAGGGGCCGTTCTCGTCCTTGATGGCGAGCACGCGCTCGATGGAGAACTTGACGTCCTGCGCGGTGAGGGGGGCGCCGTCGGCGAACTTGAGGTCCGGGCGCAGGGTGCAGCGGTAGCTCTCGTTGCCGGTGTCGGTGAAGCGGCAGTCGGAGGCTGCTTCGGGGACGGGCTGGCCGCCGCCGCGCGGGGTGTGCATCAGCGTCTGGACGGTCTGGCGCAGGATGTTCCAGCTGCCGGCGTCGTAGGCGTAGGCGGGGTCGAGCGGGGCGGGGGCGTAGTCGGCTGCCTCGAACCGGTCGGTGGTTCCGACGATGATCGCTCCGGATCCCGCTCCTCCGCCGCTGGTGCTGCCGCATGCGGTCAGCGCGGGGGTGAGCAGTCCGGCGGCGGCCGTCAGCACCATGGTCTTGCGGTTCATGCTGGAAGTACTCCCTCAACCCGGCACTTGTTCAAAGCGGCGTGGAGGGCATCGCGGCGGTCGCCCGTTCTGGGCGGAACGATCGGGCCGGTGTTGTGACGATCGGTCCACGCGGTTCCGGAACAGGGGTGTGTGTCCGGGACGGCTGAGGTGCGGCGCTATGCCCGGATCGACATTAGTGGCCTGTGGAGGGGTGGCTTGAACCGGTTGGGGCGGGTGCGTCATCGCACGGTTATGGGAGCGGACCGGGTGTGAGCGCGGGGGCGTTCGCAGATTCGGTCAGGTACTCATCAATGCGGACACAAGGGGTGGCATGGAGTGGCCCGGAGTGGCGCGAAGGGGGCCTTGTGGGTGACAAAGGTCACCTGGGACAACTCCCCCGGGAGGGATGGAATTTCGGCCTCCGGGGTATCGCGCAAAAGATCCGCCCGCGGGACCGGAGTCCTGCGGGCGGATCGTGCGGTACGGAGCGTGCGCGGTCAGTTCATCGGAGTGATGAGGGAGCGCAGGAACGGCAGGTCCACGTCTTCGAGCGAGCGCACGATGGTCCGGCCCGGGGCGGGCGCGATCCGGCCGACCGAGGGGATGGCGACGACCCGGCAGCCGGCTGCCTCGGCGGAGGCCACACCGGTGGCGGTGTCCTCGATGACGGCGCAGCGCGAGGGGTGTGCGCCCAGGGTGCGGGCGGCCATGAGGTACGGGTCGGGGTGCGGCTTGGTACGGGCGACTTCGTCGCCGGCGACCGTCAGGTGGAAGCGGTCGCGGCCGAGGGTGAGCAGGACCTGGTCGATGACCCGCCGGTGGGAGGCGGAGACGAGGGCGGTGGGCACGTTGTGCCGGGCCAGTTCGGCCAGCAGCCGTTCGGCGCCCGGCATGAGGGGCACCTGGTCGGCGATGCGGGCTTCGAAGCGCTCGTTGAGGAGCACGCTGAGCTCGGCGAGGCCGATGTCGGCGCCGGTGGATTCGATGAGGAATCCGGCGCTGCGGGTCATGGGGCCGCCGACGACCACGTCGCGCCAGGACTCGTCGAGGCGGTGGCCGAGTTCACCGAAGACGTCGACCTCGATCTCCCACCAGAACCCCTCGGTATCGACGAGGGTGCCGTCCATGTCGAGCAGCACCGCCTGCAGGGCATGTCCGTCGGCCGTACGGGCGACGGGGGCGGGAACTGTGCTCGTCATGCGCGCACCTCTCTGAAGGTCCTGAGGGACGACAAGGCCGGTCACCTCACCTCCGGGGGCATGCCCGGAGGAACAGGTGACCGGCCTGTATGGGACCGACAAGTGTACGCCGGTCCGTGTCAGCGTGCGTTGAAATACTTCGCCTGCGGGTGGTGGATGACGATGGCGTCGGTGGACTGCTCGGGGTGGAGCTGGAATTCCTCGGAGAGGTGGACGCCGATGCGTTCGGGCTGGAGGAGGTCGGCGATCTTCGCGCGGTCTTCGAGGTCGGGGCAGGCGCCGTAGCCGAGGGAGAAGCGGGCTCCGCGGTACTTGAGGTCGAACATGTCCTCGACCTGGGTGGGGTCCTCGCCGCCGAATCCGAGTTCTGCGCGGACGCGGGCGTGCCAGTACTCGGCCATGGCTTCGGCGAGCTGGACGGACAGTCCGTGGAGTTCGAGGTAGTCGCGGTAGGAGTCGGCTTCGAAGAGCTTGGCGGTGGCCTCGCCGATCTTCGAGCCGACGGTGACCACCTGGAGGCCGACGACGTCGGTCTCACCGGATTCCTCGGGGCGGAAGAAGTCGGCGAGGCACAGGCGGCGGCCGCGGCGCTGGCGGGGGAAGGTGAAGCGGGTCCGCTCGTTGCCGGCCTCGTCGAGGATGATCAGGTCCTCGCCCTTGGAGACGCACGGGAAGTAGCCGTAGACCACGGCCGCCTCGAGGAGGTTCTCGGTGTGCAGCTTGTCGAGCAGCCCGCGCAGACGGGGCCGGCCCTCGGACTCCACCAGCTCCTCGTACGTGGCTCCGCCCGCACGGGCCTGCTTCAGGCCCCACTGGCCCTTGAACAGGGCGCCCTCGTCGAGCCAGGACGCGTAGTCCTTGAGCGGGATGCCCTTGACGACCCGGGTGCCCCAGAACGGGGGCGTGGGCACCGGGTTGTCGGTGGCGGTGTCCGAGCGGCCACCGGGCTCCTCGGCCTCCTCCACCTGGAGTGCCGGGGTGTCGCGCTTGGCGACGCGGCGCTGCTTGAGCTCGGGGAGGGAGGCTCCGGGGACGCCGCGCTTGACCGCGATGAGGGCGTCCATGAGGCGCAGGCCTTCGAAGGCGTCGCGGGCGTAGCGGACTTCGCCCTCGTAGATCTCGTGGAGGTCCTGTTCGACGTAGGCGCGGGTCAGCGCGGCACCGCCGAGGATGACCGGGTAGTCGGCTGCCAGCTTGCGCTGGTTGAGCTCCTCCAGGT contains these protein-coding regions:
- a CDS encoding ferredoxin; amino-acid sequence: MTVQQEAPAGGAGGASEPLEVWIDQDLCTGDGICVQYAPEVFELDIDGLAYVKSPADELLVEAGATTPVPLVLLQDVVDSAKECPGDCIHVRRVSDRVEVFGPDAE
- a CDS encoding tRNA (adenine-N1)-methyltransferase, with the translated sequence MSEPTGAARRRGPFEVGDQVQLTDPKGRHYTFTLEAGKNFHTHKGSFPHDELIGSPEGSVVRTTGNVAYLALRPLLPDYVLSMPRGAAVVYPKDAGQILAFADIFPGARVVEAGVGSGSLSSFLLRAIGDQGMLHSYERRPDFAEIATANVERYFGGPHPAWQLTVGDLQDNLSDTDVDRVILDMLAPWECLEAVSKALVPGGILCCYVATTTQLSRTVESIREFGCYAEPQPWESMIRNWHVEGLAVRPDHRMIGHTGFLVTARRLADGVEPPMRRRRPSKGAYGEDYDGPGSQSGSKAAAAATAPAEPAVTDTAADSADLG
- a CDS encoding site-2 protease family protein, with product MADTEETGERTGRRRGPGGGLLMGRPFGVPVYVSPSWFLVAALITWVFGNQLDRILPDLGPARYLVALFFAVAFYASVLVHELAHTIAALRFKLPVRRIQLQFFGGVSEIEKESETPGREFVLAFVGPLLSLLLAGAFYLGMKTVEPASVPGVLLAGLMISNLLVAAFNLLPGLPLDGGRMLRAVIWGITGKPMTGTIAAAWVGRGLAVTVLLGLPLLTHTGALGNPTQEIGGMDTVMDALLAAILAAIIWTGAGNSLRMARLREHLPELQARKLTRRAIPVQNATPLSEALRRANEAGARALVVVDGLGDPTGIVRETAIASVPEHRRPWIAVSTLSQDLTDGMKVSADLTGEELLDHLRATPASEYLVLETGGAIYGVLSTLDVEKAFVKAMARPQS
- a CDS encoding response regulator transcription factor is translated as MAIRVLLVDDQPLLRTGFRMILEAEQDLAVVGEAGDGLQALDQVRALQPDVVLMDIRMPRMDGVEATRQITGPGRDGPAKVLVLTTFDLDEYVVEALRAGASGFLLKDAPAVELVQAIRVVAGGEAMLAPSITRRLLDKYAGHLPSGEDSVPDALGTLTEREVEVLKLVARGLSNAEIAADLFVSETTVKTHVGHVLTKLGLRDRVQAAVYAYESGLVRPGAGQ
- a CDS encoding ABC transporter substrate-binding protein, whose product is MRRNQWLVAPLGAATAAALLSGCGSTDGSNAGSGKGVVMGISDKVKATDPASGYDPGSWLLFNNVFQSLLSFPKGGTTPEPDAAQSCGFEGGESKVYKCTLRGGLKFSNGDSLTSKDVKYSFERTLKINDDNGPAVMLASIASIDTPDDKTVLFHLKTPDATFPSKIASGAGSIVDHAEYPADKLRTDGKAVGSGVYKLDSINDKSASFSVNESYNGKAKPRNSGVTMKFFNEDQAALKKVLESGDVDFAFRGLAAKDIAGLASQSGDQKVEVVQGAGAEVEHLVFNMNDPVAGKLPVRKAIAYLVDREALVKQVYDGTATSLYSIVPAGIASHTTAFFDRYGGTPQPDKAKAVLHAAGIKDKVKITLYSTPSRYGPSTDQEFQLIAKQLNDSGLFEATVKSVEFDQYEKDIADGKYGVYVKGWVPDYPDADNFTQPFFGPDNILHNNYDNKEITGTIIPSTSTKSDRAAANAEYSRLQDIVADEIPLLPLWQSKQYAVTRPNVTGLQWSLDASTVFRFWEISKG
- the arc gene encoding proteasome ATPase translates to MAAHDDDINRGIRPARGSEDPAGQVAYLEQEIAVLRRKLADSPRHTRILEERIVELQTNLAGVSAQNERLANTLREARDQIVALKEEVDRLAQPPAGFGVFLQSNEDGTVDIFTGGRKLRVNVSPSVEPEDLRRGQEVMLNEALNVVEAMEFERAGDIVTLKEILEDGERALVVGHTDEERVVRLAEPLLDVTIRPGDSLLLEPRSGYVYEIVPKSEVEDLVLEEVPDIDYDKIGGLGDQIELIRDAVELPYLYPDLFKEHELRPPKGILLYGPPGCGKTLIAKAVANSLAKKVAEVTGQPTGKSYFLNIKGPELLNKYVGETERHIRLVFQRAREKASEGTPVIVFFDEMESLFRTRGSGVSSDVENTIVPQLLAEIDGVEGLENVIVIGASNREDMIDPAILRPGRLDVKIKIERPGAEAAKDIFAKYLKASLPLHSDDLSEHQGSSADTVHSMIQTVVEQMYAETEENRFLEVTYANGDKEVLYFKDFNSGAMIQNIVDRAKKMAIKAFLEHKQRGLRVAHLLQACVDEFKENEDLPNTTNPDDWARISGKKGERIVFIRTLVTGKQGADTGRSIDTVANTGQYL
- a CDS encoding RecB family exonuclease, yielding MTTSPGSGPQDAAASSEPSADPVPGPESGRAGAVAPASLSPSRASDFMRCPLLYRFRVIDKLPEKPSAAATRGTLVHAVLERLFDHPAPERTAPRAKALIPAQWDRLLEAKPELTELFPQGDEGAGLARWLSEAEALVDRWFTLEDPTRLEPVEREFFVETELDSGLRLRGIIDRVDVAPTGEVRIVDYKTGKAPRPEYAEGALFQMKFYALVVWRLKGVLPRRLQLVYLGSGDVVTYDPVIEDLERMERKLLALWDAIREATETGEWRPRQTKLCGWCDHQAVCPEFGGTPPAYPLTISPGYRRAES